A single window of Columba livia isolate bColLiv1 breed racing homer chromosome 16, bColLiv1.pat.W.v2, whole genome shotgun sequence DNA harbors:
- the LOC102087736 gene encoding E3 ubiquitin-protein ligase RNF182, with translation MAQRGPRSPAPAAPELECKICYSRYDARARRPKRLPCGHRLCAKCLCKMVALGDASPHQLRCPFCRQHSPVPGGDVQRLQDDGEALALLTGHERTKKRGPPQSPEVLLCPSVLEPVPSPDCLVVTILEVPEDIAPPEGLGGLEVVRLYRPASLGTLPCHSPGLKCRSWGWRAVPRFILGVLCLLYFSSLPFGIYLLLIEHHGLGIVLVSLVPSTLLLCIVYSLCQCLCREVFGFPHS, from the coding sequence ATGGCCCAGCGGGGGCCGCGGTCTCCAGCACCCGCTGCCCCCGAGCTGGAGTGCAAGATCTGCTACAGCCGCTACGATGCCCGTGCCCGCAGACCCAAGCGGCTCCCCTGCGGCCACCGCCTCTGTGCCAAGTGCCTGTGCAAgatggtggcactgggggatgcATCACCCCACCAGCTCCGTTGCCCCTTCTGCCGCCAGCACAGCCCGGTGCCTGGTGGGGACGTGCAGCGGCTGCAGGATGATGGTGAGGCGCTGGCGCTGCTGACAGGCCATGAGCGGACCAAGAAGCGGGGTCCCCCTCAGTCCCCtgaggttcttctctgccccaGCGTGCTGGAGCCGGTACCCAGCCCCGACTGCCTGGTGGTCACCATCCTGGAGGTGCCGGAGGACATAGCCCCACCGGAGGGCCTGggtgggctggaggtggtgcGGCTGTACCGCCCCGCCAGCCTGGGCACGCTGCCCTGCCACAGTCCTGGGCTGAAGTGCCGCTCCTGGGGGTGGCGAGCTGTCCCCCGCTTCATCCTGGGTGTCCTCTGCCTTCTCTACTTCAGCTCCCTGCCCTTCGGCATCTACCTCCTGCTCATCGAGCACCACGGCCTGGGCATCGTCCTGGTCAGCCTTGTGCCCTCCACCCTCCTCCTCTGCATTGTCTACAGCCTCTGCCAGTGTCTGTGCCGGGAGGTCTTTGGGTTCCCCCACTCCTGA
- the PCIF1 gene encoding mRNA (2'-O-methyladenosine-N(6)-)-methyltransferase: MANENHGSPAEEASLMSHSPGTSNQNQPSSPKPMRLVQDLPDELVQAGWEKCWSKRENRPYYFNRFTNQSLWEMPVLGQHDVISDPLGLNAAPMPLEGGMIDASLESKQRKRRFSEEVPLSSNSMKKPKADVPGNTAAQSVPSSPSVPGTSVLKAWCVSPEDKQQAALLRPTEVYWDLDIQTNAVIKQRAPSEVLSPHPEVELLRSQLILKLRQHYRELCQQREGIDPPRESFNRWMLERKVVDKGTDPLLPSDCEPVVSPSMFREIMNDIPIRLSRIKFREEAKRLLFKYAEAAKRLIESRSASPDSRKVVKWNVEDTFSWLRRDHSASKEDYMDRLEHLRKQCGPHVSAAAKDSVEGICSKIYYISLEYVKRIREKHLAILKENNISAEVEAPEVQDRLVYCYPVRLAIPSPPLPSVEMHMENNVACVRYKGEMVKVSRNYFSKLWLLYRYSCIDDSGFEKFLPRVWCLLRRYQMMFGVGLYEGTGLQGALPVHVFEALHKLFGVSFECFASPLNCYFKQYCSAFLDTDGYFGSRGPCLDFFPISGSFEANPPFCEELMDAMVSHFEKLLENSSEPLSFIVFIPEWRDPPTPALTRMEQSKFKRHQLILPAFDHEYRSGSQHVCKKEEMYYKAVHNTAVLFLQNSAGFAKWEPTPERLQELVAAYKHSGRTLSSSSSSSSSSSSTADKERELGREQSSSRETNPN; the protein is encoded by the exons ATGGCCAATGAGAATCACGGAAGCCCCGCAGAGGAAGCGTCTCTCATGAGTCACTCACCCGGCACCTCTAACCAgaaccagcccagctcccccaaACCCATGCGCCTGGTGCAGGACCTGCCAG ATGAGCTGGTGCAGGCTGGCTGGGAGAAGTGCTGGAGCAAGCGGGAGAACCGCCCATACTACTTCAACCGCTTCACTAACCAGTCCCTGTGGGAAATGCCCGTGCTGGGGCAGCACGATGTGATT TCAGACCCTCTGGGACTGAATGCGGCCCCGATGCCCCTGGAAGGTGGAATGATCGATGCCTCCCTGGAGAGcaagcagaggaagaggagattCTCTGAGGAGGTTCCACTGAGCAGCAACAGTATGAAAAAGCCCAAG GCGGATGTCCCAGGGAACACAGCTGCTCAGTCCgtccccagctctcccagcgtTCCAGGCACCTCAGTTTTGAAGGCGTGGTGTGTTTCACCTGAAGATAAacagcaggcagctctgctACGACCAACTGA AGTATACTGGGACCTGGATATTCAGACAAACGCGGTGATTAAGCAGAGAGCACCATCCGAAGTGCTTTCTCCACACCCCGAGGTGGAGCTGCTTCGATCGCAGCTCATTCTCAAGCTGCGGCAGCATTATCGTGAGCTCTGCCAGCAGCGAGAAG GGATTGACCCCCCAAGGGAGTCCTTTAATCGCTGGATGTTGGAAAGGAAGGTGGTTGACAAAGGGACAGATCCTCTTTTACCGAGTGACTGCGAGCCAGTGGTGTCTCCTTCCATGTTCAGAGAGATCATGAATGACATTCCCATCAG GTTGTCCAGAATCAAGTTCCGTGAGGAAGCCAAGAGGCTGCTCTTCAAGTACGCCGAGGCTGCAAAACGGCTGATTGAGTCCAG GAGTGCTTCACCGGACAGCAGGAAGGTGGTGAAGTGGAACGTGGAGGACACCTTCAGCTGGCTGCGGCGGGACCATTCTGCCTCAAAGGAGGACTATATG GATCGCCTGGAGCACTTACGCAAGCAGTGCGGGCCCCATGTGTCTGCGGCAGCAAAGGACTCTGTGGAAGGCATCTGCAGTAAGATCTACTACATATCCCTCGAATACGTCAAGCGGATCCGGGAGAAGCATCTCGCCATCCTCAAAGAGAACAATATATCTG CTGAGGTGGAAGCTCCCGAGGTCCAGGACAGGCTCGTGTACTGTTACCCAGTGCGACTGGCCATCCCCTCGCCGCCGCTGCCCAGCGTGGAGATGCACATGGAGAACAACGTGGCATGTGTGCGGTACAAGGGGGAGATGGTCAAAGTGAGCCGCAACTACTTCAGCAAGCTG TGGCTCCTCTATCGGTACAGTTGCATTGATGACTCTGGCTTTGAAAAGTTTCTGCCCAGGGTTTGGTGCCTTCTGCGTCGATACCAG ATGATGTTCGGCGTGGGGCTGTACGAAGGGACTGGTCTGCAGGGGGCTCTGCCCGTGCATGTCTTCGAAGCCCTTCACAAGCTCTTTGGAGTGAGTTTTGAATGCTTTGCCTCGCCCCTGAATTGCTATTTTAAACAGTACTGTTCGGCCTTCTTGGATACAGACGGGTATTTTGGATCCAGGGG CCCGTGCCTGGATTTCTTCCCTATAAGTGGCTCTTTTGAGGCAAATCCTCCGTTCTGTGAGGAGCTGATGGATGCCATGGTCTCTCACTTTGAG AAACTGTTGGAGAACTCCAGCGAGCCGCTCTCCTTCATCGTCTTCATCCCCGAGTGGCGGGACCCTCCGACACCAGCGCTGACCCGCATGGAGCAGAGCAAGTTCAAACGGCACCAGCTCATCCTGCCAGCCTTTGATCACGAGTACCGCAGCGGGTCTCAGCACGTCTGCAAAAA GGAGGAGATGTACTACAAGGCTGTGCACAACACAGCCGTCCTCTTCCTGCAGAACAGCGCCGGCTTCGCCAAGTGGGAGCCCACACCGGAGCGGCTACAGGAGCTCGTTGCAGCCTACAAGCATTCAGGCCGGACCctcagctcctcctcctcctcatcctcttcctcctcctccacagcAGACAAAGAGCGGGAGCTGGGCCgagagcaaagcagcagccGGGAGACAAACCCCAACTAA
- the PLTP gene encoding phospholipid transfer protein: MAASRCLLLLLPWLVVAPHSPPGCKIRITSAGLELVKQEGLRFVEQELQNITVSDLHGKEGPFHYNISQVRVMDLQLALSDLHFQPQQHLAFDINNASISLRFRRQLLYWFFYDIGSINASADGVHIHTVLQLAKDGAGRLKISNITCNASIARMHAGFSGTLRKVYEFLSTFIISGMRFLLSQQICPSLEHASLVLLNSLLDTVPVRSDVDEHIGIDYSLLRDPAVSTDTLDLDFKGMFFPRAREDQELENHAVEPVIKETERMVYVAFSEYFFDSAMHAYFQAGVLAIELQGEKVPKDLEVLLRATFFGTIFMQSPAVDAPLRLVLQASAPPRCIIKPSGTSVSVSAFLNISLVPPGRPAVQLSSMAMETKLSAKVFLQGKALRVQLDLRRFRIYSKQSALESLALFSLQAPLKTLLQLTIMPIINERTKKGVQIPLPEGMDFTKEVVTNHAGFLTVGADLHFSKGLREVIEKYRPAPTAPAEPSTQPSAEPSPEPSEGPRQL, translated from the exons ATGGCTGCCAGCCgctgcctcctgctcctcctgccctggcTGGTGGTGGCCCCTCACAGCCCCCCTGGCTGCAAGATCCGGATCACGTCTGCGGGGCTGGAGCTGG TGAAGCAGGAGGGGCTGCGCTTcgtggagcaggagctgcagaacaTCACCGTGTCGGACCTGCATGGGAAGGAGGGGCCGTTCCACTACAACATCAGCCA GGTCAGGGTGATGGACCTGCAGCTGGCATTGTCCGACCTGCacttccagccccagcagcacctcgCCTTCGACATCAACAACGCCTCCATCAGCCTGCGCTTCCGCCGGCAGCTGCTCTACTGGTTCTT CTATGACATCGGGTCCATCAACGCCTCTGCAGATGGTGTCCACATccacacggtgctgcagctGGCCAAGGACGGGGCTGGGCGTCTGAAGATCTCTAACATcacctgcaatgcctccattgCCAGAATGCACGCGGGCTTTTCGGGCACGCTTAG GAAGGTCTATGAGTTCCTGAGCACCTTCATCATCTCAGGGATGCGCTTCCTCCTCAGCCAGCAG ATCTGCCCATCCTTGGAGCACGCCAGCCTGGTGCTACTCAACTCCCTGCTGGACACGGTGCCGG TGAGGAGCGATGTGGATGAACACATTGGGATTGACTACTCCCTCCTGCGGGATCCAGCTGTCTCCACAGACACCCTCGACCTGGACTTCAAG GGCATGTTCTTCCCCCGTGCAAGAGAGGACCAGGAGCTGGAGAACCACGCGGTGGAGCCGGTGATCAAGGAGACCGAGCGCATGGTCTACGTCGCCTTCTCCGAATACTTCTTCGACTCAGCCATGCATGCCTACTTCCAGGCAGGTGTGCTGGCCATAGAGCTCCAGGGCGAGAAG GTGCCCAAGGATCTGGAGGTTTTGCTCAGAGCCACCTTCTTTGGGACCATCTTCATGCAG AGCCCAGCCGTGGATGCTCCCCTGCGGCTGGTGCTGCAGGCATCAGCTCCCCCCCGCTGCATCATCAAACCCTCGGGCACCTCCGTCTCTGTCTCTGCCTTCCTCAACATCTCGCTGGTGCCACCAGGTCGTCCTGCAGTCCAGCTCTCCAGCATGGCCATG GAGACCAAGCTGAGCGCCAAGGTGTTCCTGCAGGGGAAGGCGCTGCGTGTGCAGCTGGACCTGCGGCG GTTCCGCATCTACTCCAAGCAGTCGGCACTGGAGTCACTGGCG CTGTTCTCGCTGCAGGCGCCCCTGAAGACACTGCTGCAGTTGACCATCATGCCCATCATTAATG AGAGGACTAAAAAGGGGGTGCAGATCCCACTGCCAGAGGGCATGGACTTCACCAAGGAGGTGGTCACCAACCACGCG GGATTCCTCACGGTGGGAGCtgatctccacttctccaaggGGCTGCGGGAGGTGATTGAGAAATACCGCCCAGCCCCCACTGCCCCAGCTGAGCCCAGCACACAGCCCAGCGCagagcccagcccagagcccagcgAGGGCCCCCGCCAGCTTTAA